One window from the genome of Megalobrama amblycephala isolate DHTTF-2021 linkage group LG4, ASM1881202v1, whole genome shotgun sequence encodes:
- the fxyd2 gene encoding sodium/potassium-transporting ATPase subunit gamma, with product MGVEQTEYSDADFTYDYELIRRGGLIFAAVLFCLGMAIIFSKKLKCGNKSSAK from the exons ATGGGAGTGG AACAAACTGAGTATTCAGATGCTGATTTCACCTATG ATTATGAGTTAATCAGAAGAGGTGGGCTGATCTTTGCagctgttttgttctgtttgggCATGGCTATCATATTCA GCAAAAAGCTCAAATGTGGAAACAAGTCATCTGCTAA gtaa